One window of the Emcibacter sp. genome contains the following:
- a CDS encoding ETC complex I subunit, with product MTVRIYKPAKNAMQSGTKRTDKWVLEFSPEQHKHLDPLMGWTGSGDMHGQIRLKFDSREHAVAYAEKHGLDYQVIEPHVRKPRIKAYADAFAFKG from the coding sequence ATGACGGTACGTATCTACAAACCGGCTAAAAACGCCATGCAGTCCGGCACAAAACGGACGGACAAATGGGTGCTGGAATTCAGTCCCGAGCAACACAAGCATCTGGACCCCCTGATGGGCTGGACCGGATCCGGTGACATGCACGGCCAGATCAGGCTGAAATTCGACAGCCGCGAGCATGCGGTGGCCTATGCTGAAAAGCACGGTCTTGATTATCAGGTGATCGAACCCCATGTGCGCAAGCCGCGCATCAAGGCCTATGCGGATGCCTTTGCCTTCAAGGGTTAG